Genomic segment of Desulfomicrobium apsheronum:
TCAAAAGAGATCACCGCCGGACTCTTCGCCGGCGCCCTGACCTCCACTCCGGGACTGGCCGTGGCCGTGGAACTGGCCAACGACAGCGCAGCCCCGGCCGCATACGGCGTGGCCTACACTTTCGGTGTTGTCGGCGTGGTGCTGGTGGTCAAGCTCCTGCCGCGCCTCATGCGCGCAAACATCAGACAGGAAGAGGAAAAGCTGGAACTGGAGATGAGCAGCCTGCATCCGCAAATCGAATTCACGCATCTTGAAGTCACCAACCCCAATCTGTGCACCGGGCCTCTGTCCCAGGTCCTGCCCGCGCGCATGGCCGAGGTGACCATAACCCGCGTTCTGCGGACAGGAAGCGACAGCCCTGAACTGGCCGTGGCGGAAACGGTTCTGAACATGCACGACACGGTGCGAGTGGTGGGAACATCCGAGGCCCTGCATCAGGCCGAAATCGTCATCGGCCCCATGGTGGATGCCGATCTGGCCTTCAATTCCGTGCTCATCAAGAAGGAAATCCTGCTCTCCCGACCCGAGGTGGCCGGCAAGACCCTGCGCGCCCTCAACCTGAGCCATGTCTTTGGGGTGCGGGTCTCGCGCATCACCCGCAACGGGTTCGACTGTCCGGCCGGTCCCAATGTGCGCCTGCGCCAGGGTGACGTGCTGCATGTGGTCGGCAATTCCGAGGCGGTTGAAAACGTCAAGAAAATGCTGGGTGACAACGTGCGTGCGCTCTTCGCCACCAGCGTGATGGTGCTCCTGTCCGGATTGTTCTGCGGGCTGGCTTTCGGGGCGCTGCCCCTCTATCTGCCGGGACTTGGAATCTTCACTCTCGGCGCCACCGGCGGGGTGCTGCTGGCGGGACTTGTCTTTGGCGCGGTGCGCCAGATCGGGTCGGTCATCACCGAACTCCCGAGCACGGCCAACGCCCTGATCCGCGATCTCGGACTTGGACTTTTTCTGGCCGTGGTCGGGACTGCGGCCGGAGGCACCCTCGTGCCGACACTGCGCGAATACGGCCTGCCCCTCTTTCTGGGCGGGGCCATCATGACGCTTGC
This window contains:
- a CDS encoding aspartate:alanine exchanger family transporter, translated to MELLHNPMFLLLAVILSGHLLGKIKIFSFSLGSSGIVFSGLLAGFAGFSLPGVIQSLGLILFIYSVGQQAGPGFVHSMKRGGVALSIGAMAMITAGLLTALGCKAWFGFSKEITAGLFAGALTSTPGLAVAVELANDSAAPAAYGVAYTFGVVGVVLVVKLLPRLMRANIRQEEEKLELEMSSLHPQIEFTHLEVTNPNLCTGPLSQVLPARMAEVTITRVLRTGSDSPELAVAETVLNMHDTVRVVGTSEALHQAEIVIGPMVDADLAFNSVLIKKEILLSRPEVAGKTLRALNLSHVFGVRVSRITRNGFDCPAGPNVRLRQGDVLHVVGNSEAVENVKKMLGDNVRALFATSVMVLLSGLFCGLAFGALPLYLPGLGIFTLGATGGVLLAGLVFGAVRQIGSVITELPSTANALIRDLGLGLFLAVVGTAAGGTLVPTLREYGLPLFLGGAIMTLAPMLIGVPICSKVLRIPFLRMLGVITGGMTSTPGLAAASSLSDTPYAATAYASVYPIALVGMIMASKIIMLLG